The Heptranchias perlo isolate sHepPer1 chromosome 30, sHepPer1.hap1, whole genome shotgun sequence region TCAGACCAATCCAAATGTATCTCTAAAGCAGTGCCTGCAGAGAGGATCACACCAAACTTGCTACTCAATCCAAACTCCCATAACAGGTGTTTTACACTGCAATTCAGTCCACTCACAAGCAACTGAAAACACATCAATCTTACTGAGTGATAATGACCCACTGTACTGACTCTTCAGTTTACGACCTCTCCCGATGTGGGGTGAAGCCAGCAATCATCCCTGGACTTCAACCGCCAGACTGCTCCAGATATGACCAGACCATCCAGGATTTTGTCAGTCATATTCAGAATCCAGGTGCTGATTAGGCTACAGCCTCCAACCAGGTCCTGGATCTCTATTGTTGATCTAGCCCTAAATTTTGACACTCAATTGGCCCTGGATCTTTGATTATCAGTAAGCCCACATCTGCATCTGCTAAGGACTACAAATGCCGATCTGGTACTAGGATCTTCATCCCAGGCTGTCACGCTGAGCAGGCAATAAACTCCAACGGAGGTGCGAGAGACACTTTCCAGGAGCACAACATTAAAGGAAGACAAGGGAAGCCAAGACAATTGATCACTAGACACTGCCTGCCCTGGATTTTAATTTTATAAAAAGACAGGCAAGCCAATCTTTCACTTCTTAAGAGTAATTTGTTCTTAAAACACTTCAAATACAGAATTTTGTAGCAGAGGTAGTACAGAATGAAAGAAGACATGGCAAGGAGATCAGCGGGCATCAGATTATAATGCAGACAATGGCACATCCACCtgccaataatctgggacaaatgcCTCAGCTTGCTACAGGTTAGCAGGACAGAGCTGTGTCATATGCAGCAAGAACACTTACAGCAAACTTGCAATATACAGACATTACCAGTGGTTGGCAATATCACCAATGCCCTCAATTGTTACATCTATAACTCTTTCCCAaccagcactgaaatatcagGTACTGTATGAATCAAAATGTTGAGTTATACAATGGTGCATTTCCCAAAGAGCAAGGGTCACTTTGAAAAGTGCACCAATGTGTCCAACCTGAAACCATTGGAAGATGAGTGTGGCACAGCTGTCAATTGTATATTGCATCTTGATTGTCTGCCCTAAGGGCATGCATGAAATGGAAATGAAAGAGCTATAAGGATGCATGAAAGCCTAGCATGGGTTAGCAATAAACAGGTTGTCAGGCTACACATTGTGGCATCTGCCATCTACCTGGTACATCCGTATTATTGTTTAATTTTATCTTACCGGATTCCTTAAAATGTGGCATTTTCTCCACCACCTGTTTCCAGGTCCTGCAGGCAGGAATATTGGGGCCACCATCTCTTGCCAGGCAAAGGTACATTGCCATTCTCTGGGGACAGTGTCCTGGAATGCCAAACAGGGCAAACCTACTTGCACCTAACTCATGCAGCAGAATGTTCACTTTGCCACTAATCAAACAGGGGGTTGGGGGGCAGCACTGCTCTGCCATTAGTCCAGACTCCATGTCGTGCCTCCACATTgccttgtctgtcttttcgacTTTGGCCATCAACTCTTTCCCTCCCATTCAGCCTTTGCAAAGGTTGTAAATTGTTGTGACCATTTTTCAGACTTACTCTAGGATTTTAATCCCCTTATATGTAACCACATACCTTTAATTTTGAGTGGTTGCCTGCTTCGGATTCAGcagccccacccctcttcattaCATTCCCTGCATTAGGCTCAAGCTGCAGGGAGCATATGTAAAATTATTAAAACAACAAGGTTAACTCCCCACTCCAGTTTTGCACGCACCAACTGTGGAACCATTTTTCAAAGACCATGGAATCAGTCCCAATATCAATAGTTTTATGAAGTTTTGAGAAAAAAATGTTTAGACCCCATTAACATGTTCACAATATTCTACAGTGTTTCTATGCTATGCTACTGTGAATGCAATGTTAATCTTTACCCCACTGAATAAACAGTGCAAAAAAATTTTGTCTGGCATATAGAAAACTTATTTAATACCTTTGAAGATCCATCATGTGACAAGAAATATGAGGTAGAGAAGACGATTGTTCGACATTGCAAAACGGGTAAAAATatttcccatttttaaaataaGTTGATTTATCTCAAGGGTACAATGAAGCTAACACTGATTTGGTAAACTAAAGCTCCAGGGATTTGACTAATTGTCCCAAATGTGGAATAATGGCCTCACTTCTGATATCACCATGGCAATAACCCACAGCCTTCAAAACATGACAATATTTAaatatcagaattttttttacatcatTTAATTATGGAAATAGATAATCCTCATACCGGTTAGGGTTGCTCTGAGATCCAGCAAGCTGCTTATAATCATCTCCAGATGTTGACCAAGGGACATAGAACAAGGAGGAATCAGGAGTAGTCGACACTGATGCAGTGTAGGACTGATGTGAATCTATATTTTCTTCATACTGAGGTACCTACAGAGAATCCAGATGCAAGACTGAAAATCTTAAAACTGCTGAAATGCAATGTTCTAGATATAAACATTAGTCATTACAAAACTTTTTCAAAAGGTATAATGCAGGTTACATCTGCATTCTCCATATAGCACTGCTTCAACGAAATCAGAAAAACTCTCTAAGGTGTCCGATAGGCTAGTATAAAGTGCAATTAGACATTTAACATGACTGATGGCTATGGTAAACCTTtactacggggggggggggggggggataattcAACCTGCACCTAAAACGGGCACAAAGTGGGCATCTGCCTGACGACGTGCACAAGAGGCATAAACTATTTTCAGGTATGTGCCTTATTTCCATATGGTGGGCGAGCTGTCCGCACTACGCACACTGGTTTCTGGCAGCTCGAccgtggtggggggaggtgggatttTGGGTAGGAGTGACAATTTAAAAGGCATTCTGCACCTCTTTAAGGGCAGGTGCACTTTGACTGCACTGCATGCTTCAGACTTCAAACTTGAAACAGACAAGTCAGTATGAGTTCTGAAAGAGCCCCTCAATTTTCCAACAATGCCTCGGAGTCTTTGTAGAACAGATAAGCAGGAGGAAGTAGTTCCTGTTTCCAGCTGACAGAAGAAGATTGCCAAGGAACGTAGCAAGGCAATGGTGGTTAGAGGTGGCTGAGCAGGTGAACGCATGTAGCAATGCACCTAGGACCTAGCAGCTatgacaaaaaaaattcaatgatttgaccaGAGCTGTTATGGTAAGGCTTCTATTCACACCTCTTACTCTCTGCTTAGCTATGCACCACTTGTACTCACAGCAGTCATAAGCCTACTCTCCCCAGGTTCCCATCATGCTCCTTTAATCACAGTAGCACACTTCATTGTATCTCCTTCTGCTGCCACTTGCACACACTGCACCTGCTACTGTCTTCATAATTACTTCCCTCACTTCTCCACACCTGTAGCATCTTTCACACAACACTCATACTTTGGCACACGCATCTCCACAACCCTTCATCAGgtcacacaccaacaaactcccTTTCTTGCAGGATAAGCTGGCACACAATAATTTGGAGTAGACATGCACAGGAGGAAGATCACCATAATTTCAAGTGCAGTCCCCAATGGAAGATGCCACCATTGATATAGTGGGCATCCAGGTGACAAGGCTGGGGTATATGTTCCACAGGGTACTTGGCCATCTTACCTTCCTTTTCTCTTCATAttgaactctctccctcacaaaCTCTGCATGACGACCTGGTGATTCTTTGAGCTGCCACTCATCTGCTACTACTTATCCTTGAGACTAactgctaacccttgtccctttccAGGCCCATGGCAAATCACAGGCCCTGTTGAAGCATGGGAAGAGGAGGACAGTCATCTTGAAGgtgcaccatcactcgatcttatccttgcaagcaccagctcaAAAGTCAGCACCAGTCAATATGAGTTCTGCAAGGCCCCCTCCATTTTCCAACAATGCCTTGGAATCTTTGTTGAGGAGGTAAGCAGAAGGAAGTAGTTCCTGTTTCCTGCTGACGGAAGACGGTTGCTAAAGAATGTAGCAAGGCAGTGGTGGTCAGAGGTGAATGCATGTAGCAGTGCACCCAGGACCTGGCAGCTATGTcgaaaaaaaattcaatgatttgacctGAGCTGCTATTCacacctctcttactctctgcttagCTATGCACCACCTGTAGCCCCAGCAGTCAAAATCCTaccctccctaacttctttagagtcagttagaggggtctgcactggGAGATTTACAGAGGACAACTGCGCAGGAACAAGGTCAGGGGAAAAGGATGTCCCAGGAACAATCTCACCAAAGGGCAAGCTCGCATCCTAGCTCTGCTGTAGAGGGCACAGATGAAGACCTCCAGGGCCCAGCCTTTAAAGGAGCACCGATGGCTGTGTACCACCAACTGCCAGAGCCAGACGCAATGAAGTGTGTAACCCAGTGCTGGACTACAGTTAATGCTGTAAGTGACACAGATCTGTAACTGCCTCCCTGGTGAAGTGGGAGTCACCAgatgcactgctcctcactgAACTAGAGGTACTAAGTTTGTCGTGTAAACTTGTGTGGGGTAAGGTGTCATGCACCCTCCTCTCCTCGCAACTGCAGGTCTCTTTACCCTTGTTTtctgcttttcctcctcctgggCCTCCAGCTACAACAGCAGACTGATCAGCACACTCATGTGGCCAGATGAAGTTTGTGCAGTAGCCCCTGGACAGAAATTGTCCTTAGCTTCAGTGTATAGCTTGCTACAATTTTTGCAGTCAGCGACAGCAGGAAGACATAAAAGCCCACTAGCACTCTAAAACAGGTACTTACCTAActgcagctgaggatccctttgcTGGTACAGCATTCCTCCTGACTGTCCCCACCCAGGATTTGTGGGTGGGTTTTAGGATGAGCAAATCAGCGCTCAGGAAGTCAAAAGGGCAGCAGAGTCCATAAGCAGGCGCAAgaccctcatttacatatatttatT contains the following coding sequences:
- the LOC137300072 gene encoding meiosis-specific coiled-coil domain-containing protein MEIOC-like, with amino-acid sequence MEPKTILKSVNRYYSGIEANSRSTDVFSDALVNCNSFFSPYKAQVPQYEENIDSHQSYTASVSTTPDSSLFYVPWSTSGDDYKQLAGSQSNPNRYEDYLFP